The Endozoicomonas sp. 4G DNA segment TTAATCCCCCTGATTTTTGCAGTCCTTATAACAGGGTGTTCCAGCATAAGCCATGTGACGTATATGCCGACCTCCATTTCAGAAACCGCTTCCCCTTACGCAAGCCGAACGGATGCGGTCGGTACTTTGTTGGATCAGGCATGGAATGCCATGGCAGAAAACGACCTGAACAGCGCTGCAAGCGCTCTGTCCAGAGCCATGAGAATCAGTCCAACCGATTCGTCTGTTTATTACCTGATGGCACAACTCAGGAAAGCGCAGGGACAGTATGACCAGGCCCGCGAGCTGGCAGACAGGGCTCTGAGCCTGGGTCCTGATCATGGACTGGAGCGACAGATTAGACGCTTTTTGACTTCACTCAGTTAAACAGCCTCAGGCGTATTCTGTTTTTTATTAAATTTCACTGTAGCTTTGCGGAGGTTAGGGTGTTAGTCAGCATTGGTTGAGGGCTATATATAGAGCTATACTCGGCTCATAATTTGATTTAATGGAGATTTGCCATGCTGCAAAGAGTTTTGTGTGGTTACACCACCCCCATCAGTAAATTCAAGTCAAACCCCAGTGCTGCAATAAGTGAGGCGCAAGGTGATGCTATTGCTGTCTCCTCAAACAATGAAATACAGTTCTATGCTGTTCCGGCAGAGATGTTTGAGGAAATGATTGCTTTTTGTGAGTATGCTCAGCGTGGCACCACTGAGCTGAAAAGCATACCTGCCCATTTTACTGGTGAAGGTCTTGATATGGATAAGGTTTCAGATGAAATGGCTACCAAAATAAAAAAAGGTGATGCCGGAGAGTTCGAAGAATGGCAGTGAAAAAATGTTCATATTCCACCAAAGAAAGAGTAAGGCAAATCAAAAAATAAGAGGTAGATTAAGTGGTCAGAATCTTTACGCACAAAGACCTTAAAGATTCACTGGGCGAACAGAAAACCTCTTCTCTGGTCTATGACTTCAGAGCCTACAAAGAAGGAAAAGGATTACCTGTTACCTTTGGTCGGGATGCTCCTTACAACTTCACACACCATCGTTCTTGTCTTGAATTACAGCATATCCACTTCAAAGAGAGCGGGTTTCCTTTGAGACTGATTCAGTTTCGTCGGAAAAGTGGTTATGTACTGGTTTACAGCCCGGGTTTCTTCAGCTCCAGCAACTACTTACTGATTGCCATCATTAAGCATTGGGACTTTAAACACCCTCACAAGGTAGAAGGAACCGACAGAGATATCGGTCTTATGCAGGGGCTTGAAAGGATCGCTGAAAGCTTTCGTGAGAAATTCTAACAGATCCTTGGTAAATACCAGGAAAGAACAGGGGCAGTACAGTACGGTCAGACCCGTGAGTTGGCGGGCAGGGCTCTGAGTCTGGGTCTGGGGCCGGCATCAGGCCTTAGACGACAGATTCAGAGCTTTCTGGGTGGGCTTGGATAATTTACTGACTCACTTCAGGCCATTCAGCTTCCTGAACATCAAAGCGGGTGATAACTGCACCGTGATCGGACGGGTGCAATACGGGGTGGCCGTTTGACATAAGGCAATAACTGTCAGATGGGGTAAGCTGGTCACCTTTGTACAAAATAAAATCGATACGGCCCTGTGCAGGGTTACCTTTGAAATAAGGCGTCCAGGTTTTACAGGTGTTGACGACAGAGTCAGGCTTTACTTCCCGGTAGCTGTCTATAAAGCCATGGTCTTCAGCGGCCAGCAAGGTCGGCCAGCTCATCGCCCCGCGATCGTAATAATTAGTCTCTTCAGTAAAGTCCAGGTGTGAGAAGGTATTTAGATCACCACCGATGATGACAGGTCGATACTGGTTATCCGTTTCTTTCAAAGCCTTGGTCATGTAGGTGGATAGTGTAGCGGCTCTGCCCTGATCCAATTCTATCAGTCTTTCATTAGTGTAACTGGGATCTGCGGTTGAATTGACAATATCGGAACTGGAGGTGAGCCAAACCGAATAAACATCCATTTCACGATTCTCAGGCATCGCCAGTCTGACACCACAAAGACCACTGTCGCATTGCACCAGATCAGAAATAATCGGGTAGCGGCTTAATACCGCCAGATTATTGTTCGAAGCAGCTGTCTTGATATAAAACCCCAGGCGCTGGGCCAGTGCCTCCTGATAGCCGTAGGATTCTTGCATCAACAGAACATCTACATTTTCGTTGATGACTTGTTCATAGATATATTCCTGACCCAGCTCAGGGCTGGCTTGTGAGCCTGCGTGCCAGATGTTATATGCCATAACGGTAATGTGTTCTGGCAGTATGGAACTGTCTCTCTCCTGTGCTGTAGAAAAGTGCCAGACGGGCCCCTGAAGGGTTGATGTGCCATCGAAAACGTTTACTCGCCAGAAGTAATCCTGTCCAGGCTGCAAACTGCCGATATTGATGCTGTTTTCTGCTGTTGAGAACTCGTTGATAACCTGCTTAAAGTCTTTATCCGCAGCTATTTCTATCCTGTAAAAGCTATTGTTGTTTTTGAATTCATCCCCGTGTTGCCACTTTAAAGTCAGGCTATCAAATGGAACATTCTTGATCTGATGTGAAGGAGATGGGCTATAGGCAGGTAGAGTCTTCTGGTTTTCCAAGTTCTGGTATTGGGATAGCTGGGCGATGTAAGGCTCTGTTAAAACACCCGAATAGATTCTGATATCGTCAATAAAGAAATTAGCTGACTGCAGAGGTTGGTGGTCTGCGACTAATCCTGCACCAAAACTCAGTTGATTGCTGGCCAGATTAATAGACTGCCCTTCCGCTACCTTCTCTCCGTTAATATAAACAGCTGAGCCTTCATGATTATTGGTCAGGCTAATACTCAGCCAGGTCTCTTTTGGTGGTTTAATGCCACCCAGAAGCTTGACGGGCTGATCATTGTTGGGGGTTGATGAACCAAACCATTTGCGCCAGAGCTCCAGTTCGCCTTCGGGATTGAGAACAAGGACAGGCTCTCTGGATCGCCCACCAAAGTGACCGCCGTCAACAATGCTGCTGTAAGCTTCGGGCTGTTCTTCCTCCAGTTTGATTCGGAATGATAGGGTTCGATACTCAGAAAGATTGATGTCACTGATCAGAATGCTTTCGTCGTTCGATAACTTGTGGATGGCATTACTGTTTTCGAAATGAGTGTTATTGCTGTTCAGTGTGACAGTTGCCGGGTATTTATTACCAACATTTTCGGGGTTCAGTTTTGGCCCCGTAGGATCATTGTCAAAATCCATTGATACCAGCAAGCTGGCATTACCAACATCTTCAGCTGAAATCGAACTCACTTGCTTATCAGATTGGGAAGAAAGGTCGGATGAACTGTTATCGTCACACCCTGCCAGTAAGCCGATGACTAACAACAGTGAGATACCAGATCTTGAACGTACTCGCATAAATTACCTGTTCTTATTGAGATTAATCGATGAAAAATTATGGAGGTGGTTAGAAGACGGCAAAATAATAGTGCCTTCCTGTTTCATTAAGATGTCGTATTTATTTCAAAATATGACAGACCTTAACAGGTAGGTACCTGAACAAGACTTAAGCGGGTAGTTACTGCATCTTGTACGGAGTTCACCAGACTGGAAAGCACGGATAATCCCAGTCTTGTCATTGGGATACAATGATGAAAATTGAACTTCATGAGGCGCATCATGAGCACAGAAGTCAGAGAGCTATTAACAGCTCTGGAAGCCGAGTTAAAAAGACTGGAGTGCTGGCAGACTATACCTCCTTCACCGCAGGCACTGGCCAGTACCACTCCTTTTTGCATGGATACCATGGGTTTCACCCAGTGGCTGCAATGGCTATTTATTCCCCGGGTTCATGCGATTCTTGATCAGGGGGCTGACCTGCCAAAAGGTGCGAACATTAAGCCTTATGCTGAAGAAGCACTGATGGTTGAGAAAATAGAAGCCACTCAGCTGTTGGTGCTGGTGGAGCGTTTTGATCAATTGATGAATTGATTGCGATTACCGCTTTTAATCGGTCTGGCTATTGAGCCCCAGAATAAGCAAATCAAATGCCGGGTATTAGCAAATTAAATTAAATTGCTAAAGAAATTAACTTTAAAAATGATTTGATAATCATTATCATTCGTGTTCTTGATTTTACAGGTAGAAAAGTTCATGTCGGGACGGTTGCAACGTAGCTTCAGAAACTGGGTAGGTCTCCTGAGTTTTCTGGTATTGGGCAGCAGTGTGATTCCAGTTGCTGGTGCAAGTACATCGTCGTCTGAAAAAATTGAGACGATTACAAAAGATAACCCCCGTCTGGTAGTACTGGATGCGGGTATTGTTGAAGTTTTGCAGGCTCTGGATCTGGACGGGCAGCTGCTGATGATTCCAGACGACCTCTCTTTTGAAGGCCAGTATCCGCAAGCGTATCGATACAAGTCAGCCATCAGCATTGAAAGCATTCTTACCATGCATCCCGATGCCATCCTGGGAGGACACGTCACCCGGGACAAGACAATGATGGATCAATCGAAAACGGCAGGTCTGAGCACATTTCATATCGACAGAACGCTTTCTGCGTCAGAAAAAATCAGAAAAGTAGCTGAAATCTTTGGTGTCCCCGAAAGAGGACAAGCACTGATTGAAAGCCTTGATGCACAGTATGCAGAGGCAGAAAAAATAGCTGAACAAAGCTCCGGTGATGCTGTCGGTGTGATTCACATATCCAGTTCAGGTGCTGGTAACAGCGGTCAAACGGCCATCGCCGGACGGTATACGCCAGCCCATGAAGTCATCAATGCCGCAGGGGGTAAGAACCTGGCTGATCTCTCGGTATTTTATTCCTACAGCTCGGTGACCCAGGAGGGGCTGATTGCCCTGGCGCCAGAGGCGGTGATCGTTTCTGACAAAGAGCTTGCTGCCCTGGGTGGCGAGCAGGGAATCTGGCAAAAAATCCCCGGCCTTATGGCAACACCTGCCGGTAAAAATAAGCAACTGATCATTCTGCCACATAACGGCTTGAAGAATGGCAGTGTTGCCAGTGGTGAAGCGGTCATTGAGCTGGCTGGCAAACTATCAGATATCCAGTCTTCTTAACAAAACAAAAAAATGTTAATACAGCCTATTCAAGGAAAAAAGTTAATGTCTCTAAAAAATGCAGTAAGCAGTGGCCTGGCTCTCACTGTTTTGGGGGTTGCTGTTTCCAATGCGGTTGCCGCCCAGGAAGTGAACGACGATGCCACACTGCTCAATGAAGTAGTGGTGACCGCCAGTGGCTTTGAAGAAAGTGTTGATGAAGCCCCTGCCAGTATCAGTGTTGTGACCAGGGAACAGCTTGAAAACAAGCCTTACCGGGATGTCCGTGATGCTATTTCCCAAGTACCGGGGGTGAATCTGGACGGAGGGCCAGGCGGTGATATCTCCATTCGGGGACTGGAAGGTGACAGTACCCTGATTTTGATTGATGGTCGTCGGGTAAACAGTACCCGGATACTCAATCAGAAAGGAGGTAACACGGTCGAGTACAGTTGGTTGCCGCCGCTGGATGCTGTTGAGCGTATTGAAGTCGTCAAAGGCCCTATGTCCTCTCTGTACGGCAGTGATGCCATGGGTGGCGTCATCAATATTATCACCCGGCCTTCTGATGCGAAGTGGAGTGGTAGTATCGGAGCTAATGCCACGCTTCAGGAATCATCTGAGTCAGGTAATATAAGTCAGCAGACGTTTTATATGTCAGGGCCTTTGTTGGAAAACAAACTCGGCCTGAAGGTTTATGGTGCTTTTAACCAGAGACAGGAAGATGAGTTCAAAGGGGGCTTTCAGGAAAACGACAATAACAGTATTAATGCGGATTTGGATTACCAGTTAACGGACAATCAATTACTGGTTTTCAATCTCGGTGCCAGTGAAGATGACTACCATGCCAGGGCAGGAAAAAGCTCCACCAAGGACGAAGACAGGATCAATAACTACGAACGCTACAACCTGGCTGTGACCCACGAAGGGTACTGGGACTGGGCAGATTCCAAGTTAACCCTTGCCTATGATGAGGCAAAACTGGAGTCACCGACCGACAGTTTCACCCCGACGCTTGAGAATCTGGGTCTGAACGGTCAGCTGGTGATGCCTTACGAGAAACATACGCTGACCGCAGGCGCAGAAGTACGCAAGGAAAGCCAGTCGATAGGCGACCAGACTATTCAGCAAGGTGACACTCAAGTCAAAGGAAGAGTGTCAGACTCCGTCGTACACAGCGCCATTTTTGTTGAAGACAGCTGGCAGATGCTGGAGCGTCTGAATACGACAGCCGGTTTAAGATACAATCACAACTCTATTTATGGTGATAACTTCAGCCCCAGACTCTACGGCGTCTGGACAGCGACCGATAAGTGGGTGATTAAAGGTGGGGTTTCAACTGGCTTCCGTTCACCAAATCTGCAAGAAATCAGTCCTGAGTTTGGTAAGCCTCAGAAGGGTGGATCCACCACCTGGGGTAATCCGAACCTGGAGCCGGAAACCAGCGTTAGCACAGAGCTGTCCTTCAACTATGACAACGGCGATGATTTCAAGGGCAGCCTGACTCTCTTTGATAACCGCTATGAAAACAAAATCAGCAACACCGGCTCACAGCCTCTGGATGTTAACGGTGATGGCGATTTTGGGCCTAACATTGATGATGATCCTGAACCTGATGGTGATTTGGGTCCCGATGGTAACCCGATCAGTGTCTATTTCAACATTAAGGAAGCCAGAATTCGGGGCGTAGAGTTAGCCGGTAACTGGGAACTGTCTCCTCGCTTAAACGCACTGGCCAGCTACACCTACTCAGACTCAAATATGGATACTGATGGTCAGAACATCTATGGTCTGTCTTTAGCCTCTCTGGACGGTGGCGCCCTGATCAATACGCCGATGCATCAGGCTGATCTCGGCCTCAACTGGCAGGCAACCAAAAAGGTGTCGGCTTACATCAAGGGCAACTATCGTGGTAAAGAACTCCAGGCCATCAGTCTTGGCGGAGTCCCCGGTATGGGTGATGAGACCACCGGTGACAGTTTTAATGTCGATCTGGGTGCCAGCTGGCAGGTGAACAAAGATCTGGTGCTTTCAGCAGCGGTTTACAACCTGACGGATGAAGTGAACTACGAGGTGGACAATGACGATGTCTATCAGTATGTAGAAGACGGTCGTCGTTACTGGCTGTCTGCGAAATATTCATTCTAACCCTCAGTAAAAGGTGGGAGAAGACATTTGACGTTTTCTCCTACCTTAGCCCGGATATTTCATAAACGTGCTCCCGATCTCGCTTGTCCTTTGCCGCTCTAAGGGAGTTTTGCTCAGTCGACCGTACTCCCCGGTACGGCGCTCCCTCGCAAAATCCCTTAGAGCGACAAAGTCCTGCGCGAGATTCGGGGCAGTTTATGAAATATCCGGGTTAGCTTGCTTTGTTTAAAGACAAAACTGCTTCATTTGCTGACGGATTCTCTCTTTCTCCTTTTCCCGGCCTTCATCGTCCAGTATTTCAAAGCTGCCATCGGCTTTGTTCAGACGTACCTGATCATCACTGTTGAGTGTTTTAAGGTTGGCCGACAGCCTCTCACAGAAAGCCAGAATCTCGGGATCCGGGGCGGGCTGGGAAGGGTCTTCAGAAGTGGGTTCAGAGTCAACAGAGGGGAGTAGGTCTTCAGGCTGCTCTGCGTGCTCGTCGGGCGTCATAATAATCTCAGTATCAACGTTTACCAGTGGTGGTTTCGATGAGTAATGGGCCGTGCCGTTTTCATCCACCCATTTGAAAACTTTATCGGCCTGAACGGGAAGATTGAGGCAAACTGCCACGATCAGAATAACCAAGGCTTGTGTTACTTTCATAGCGATTGTCCTTCGCGTTTATTGATTGTTAGCTTTATGATTGTTTGCAGTCATTACTCTAAATGTACGCAATTTCCGCGATTCTGCTTCGTCAGGCTATTGACTCCGCTTCAGTGAAGGTAAAGAATGTGGCCTTCCGACGCCGCCCAGCCGGGTGACTTCGGGGGGTTGTATATCAAGCCGGTTCATTTCTAAAAATTAGTACTGCCGAGGGTGAGCATACGTGGAGCTTTTATCCGGCGCGGACATGGTAGTCCGTTCATTGGCTGACGAAGGGGTAGAGTACATTTACGGGTATCCCGGTGGTGCCCTGTTGCACGTCTACGATGCGATCTTCAGACAAAAAGCGGTCACCCATATTCTGGTACGCCACGAACAGGCGGCGACCCATATGGCCGATGGCTATGCGCGGGCTACGGGTAAGCCCGGAGTGGCGCTGGTGACGTCAGGGCCTGGGGCTACCAATACCATTACCGGTATTGCTACTGCCTACATGGATTCTATTCCCATGGTGGTGATTTCAGGTCAGGTGCCATCGGGCTTTATCGGCACGGATATGTTTCAGGAAGTGGATATGGTGGGTATTTCCAGACCTATCGTTAAACACAGTTTCCTGGTGAAGAAAGCAGAAGATATTCCAGAGGTTATTCGTAAGGCGTTTCATATCGCCCAGACCGGGCGGCCCGGTCCGGTGGTGGTTGATATTCCCAAGGATATCACCGACCTGAGCAGGAAATACCCATACAAGTATCCGGAAAAGGTCAAAATCCGTTCCTACAATCCGCCTGCCAAAGGCCACAACGGGCAGATTCGCAAAGCGGTTGATCTGCTGATGAAGGCTCGCAGACCGGTGATCTATGCCGGTGGTGGCGTGGTTCTGGGTAAGGCTTCCCAGCGTCTGACAGATGTGGCCAGAAAGCTGAACGCACCTGTTACCAATACGTTGAACGGTCTGGGTTGTTTTCCGGGGTCTGATCGCCAATTTGTTGGGATGCTGGGCATGCATGGCAGCTATTGCGCCAACAAAACCATGCATCACTCCGACCTGATTCTGGCGGTGGGTGTCCGTTTTGATGACCGGGTGACCAACAACACGGAAAAGTTTTGTCCGGACGCCAAAATCATCCATATCGACATTGACCCGGCCAGTATTTCCAAGAACGTTGCAGCGGATATTCCCATCGTGGGTCCGGTCGATACGGTTCTGGAAAGCCTGCTTTGTCAGCTGAACGAATACCAGGGTTCCCAGGACGATATGGCCATGGCCGAATGGTGGGCCAGCATTGATTCCTGGCGAGACGGCGGCCTGTTCTCTTATGAAAAAGGGAATGGCATTCTCAAACCCCAGCAGGTCATTGAGTCTCTTTATCAGGTGACCAAGGGTGATGCCTTTGTAACCACCGACGTAGGTCAGCATCAGATGTTTGCGGCCCAGCATTATCGTTTTAACAAACCGAATCGCTGGATCAGCTCCGGTGGTCTTGGCACCATGGGCTATGGCCTGCCAGCGGCCATGGGTATCAAACTGTCCTTCCCTGAAGAACAGGTGGCCTGTGTGACCGGTGAAGGCAGTATCCAGATGAATATTCAGGAACTGTCCACCTGCCTGCAATACGACTTGCACCTGAAGGTGATCAACATCAATAACCAGGCGCTGGGTATGGTACGACAGTGGCAGGATATGCAGTACGACAGCCGTTACTCACACTCCTACATGGAGTCTCTGCCAGACTTCGTTAAACTGGCGGAGTCTTACGGTCATGTGGGTATGAGAGTCAATCGTCCGGAGGAGCTGCTGCCTGCGATGGAAGAAGCCTTCTCCCTGAAAGATCGTCTGGTCTTTATGGATATCCAGGTGGACCCCAACGAACATGTCTATCCGATGCAAATCAAGGATGGCAGTATGTGTGACCTATGGCTCAGCAAGACGGAGAGGACCTGATGAGACGGATTATCTCGGTACTGGTAGAAAATGAACCAGGTGCCCTGTCACGTATTGTCGGGCTGTTTTCCCAGCGTAACTACAACATTGAAACCCTGACCGTTGCACCTACAGAAGACACAACGCTGTCCCGTCTGACGGTGACTACTTTTGGTAACCCCCAGGTCATTGAGCAGATCACCAAACAGCTGCACAAGCTGATTGATGTCGTTAAGCTGGTGGATTTGACCGAAGGTCATCATGTTGAACGTGAGCTGATGCTGATCAAGGTTCGTGCAAGCGGTCCGCTGAGAGCTGAAGTGAAGCGCACAGCGGATATCTTCAGGGGGCAGATAGTGGATGTCACCAGCTCGGTTTACACTATTCAGCTGACCGGCACCCACGACAAACTGGATGGTTTTATTGCCGCTATTGGTCAGGCCCAGGTGCTGGAAGTGGCTCGTAGTGGTGTTACCGGTATTGCCCGTGGCGAGAAAGTTTTGGGTTTGTAACGCTTCTGATTTACTCCTTTCTTGTTGATATCTCTCCGGCTCTGACCGGAGGGGTATATTCTTTTAAAAGCAGCGACTCTAAAGCTATCTATACTGTCTTGCGTTATAAATCACGCATTGGACATATCGATGGCAA contains these protein-coding regions:
- a CDS encoding tetratricopeptide repeat protein; this translates as MPTSISETASPYASRTDAVGTLLDQAWNAMAENDLNSAASALSRAMRISPTDSSVYYLMAQLRKAQGQYDQARELADRALSLGPDHGLERQIRRFLTSLS
- a CDS encoding type II toxin-antitoxin system YafO family toxin, whose amino-acid sequence is MVRIFTHKDLKDSLGEQKTSSLVYDFRAYKEGKGLPVTFGRDAPYNFTHHRSCLELQHIHFKESGFPLRLIQFRRKSGYVLVYSPGFFSSSNYLLIAIIKHWDFKHPHKVEGTDRDIGLMQGLERIAESFREKF
- a CDS encoding endonuclease/exonuclease/phosphatase family protein; this translates as MRVRSRSGISLLLVIGLLAGCDDNSSSDLSSQSDKQVSSISAEDVGNASLLVSMDFDNDPTGPKLNPENVGNKYPATVTLNSNNTHFENSNAIHKLSNDESILISDINLSEYRTLSFRIKLEEEQPEAYSSIVDGGHFGGRSREPVLVLNPEGELELWRKWFGSSTPNNDQPVKLLGGIKPPKETWLSISLTNNHEGSAVYINGEKVAEGQSINLASNQLSFGAGLVADHQPLQSANFFIDDIRIYSGVLTEPYIAQLSQYQNLENQKTLPAYSPSPSHQIKNVPFDSLTLKWQHGDEFKNNNSFYRIEIAADKDFKQVINEFSTAENSINIGSLQPGQDYFWRVNVFDGTSTLQGPVWHFSTAQERDSSILPEHITVMAYNIWHAGSQASPELGQEYIYEQVINENVDVLLMQESYGYQEALAQRLGFYIKTAASNNNLAVLSRYPIISDLVQCDSGLCGVRLAMPENREMDVYSVWLTSSSDIVNSTADPSYTNERLIELDQGRAATLSTYMTKALKETDNQYRPVIIGGDLNTFSHLDFTEETNYYDRGAMSWPTLLAAEDHGFIDSYREVKPDSVVNTCKTWTPYFKGNPAQGRIDFILYKGDQLTPSDSYCLMSNGHPVLHPSDHGAVITRFDVQEAEWPEVSQ
- a CDS encoding YqcC family protein, with amino-acid sequence MSTEVRELLTALEAELKRLECWQTIPPSPQALASTTPFCMDTMGFTQWLQWLFIPRVHAILDQGADLPKGANIKPYAEEALMVEKIEATQLLVLVERFDQLMN
- a CDS encoding ABC transporter substrate-binding protein is translated as MIPVAGASTSSSEKIETITKDNPRLVVLDAGIVEVLQALDLDGQLLMIPDDLSFEGQYPQAYRYKSAISIESILTMHPDAILGGHVTRDKTMMDQSKTAGLSTFHIDRTLSASEKIRKVAEIFGVPERGQALIESLDAQYAEAEKIAEQSSGDAVGVIHISSSGAGNSGQTAIAGRYTPAHEVINAAGGKNLADLSVFYSYSSVTQEGLIALAPEAVIVSDKELAALGGEQGIWQKIPGLMATPAGKNKQLIILPHNGLKNGSVASGEAVIELAGKLSDIQSS
- a CDS encoding TonB-dependent receptor; this translates as MSLKNAVSSGLALTVLGVAVSNAVAAQEVNDDATLLNEVVVTASGFEESVDEAPASISVVTREQLENKPYRDVRDAISQVPGVNLDGGPGGDISIRGLEGDSTLILIDGRRVNSTRILNQKGGNTVEYSWLPPLDAVERIEVVKGPMSSLYGSDAMGGVINIITRPSDAKWSGSIGANATLQESSESGNISQQTFYMSGPLLENKLGLKVYGAFNQRQEDEFKGGFQENDNNSINADLDYQLTDNQLLVFNLGASEDDYHARAGKSSTKDEDRINNYERYNLAVTHEGYWDWADSKLTLAYDEAKLESPTDSFTPTLENLGLNGQLVMPYEKHTLTAGAEVRKESQSIGDQTIQQGDTQVKGRVSDSVVHSAIFVEDSWQMLERLNTTAGLRYNHNSIYGDNFSPRLYGVWTATDKWVIKGGVSTGFRSPNLQEISPEFGKPQKGGSTTWGNPNLEPETSVSTELSFNYDNGDDFKGSLTLFDNRYENKISNTGSQPLDVNGDGDFGPNIDDDPEPDGDLGPDGNPISVYFNIKEARIRGVELAGNWELSPRLNALASYTYSDSNMDTDGQNIYGLSLASLDGGALINTPMHQADLGLNWQATKKVSAYIKGNYRGKELQAISLGGVPGMGDETTGDSFNVDLGASWQVNKDLVLSAAVYNLTDEVNYEVDNDDVYQYVEDGRRYWLSAKYSF
- a CDS encoding DUF4124 domain-containing protein: MKVTQALVILIVAVCLNLPVQADKVFKWVDENGTAHYSSKPPLVNVDTEIIMTPDEHAEQPEDLLPSVDSEPTSEDPSQPAPDPEILAFCERLSANLKTLNSDDQVRLNKADGSFEILDDEGREKEKERIRQQMKQFCL
- a CDS encoding acetolactate synthase 3 large subunit, translating into MELLSGADMVVRSLADEGVEYIYGYPGGALLHVYDAIFRQKAVTHILVRHEQAATHMADGYARATGKPGVALVTSGPGATNTITGIATAYMDSIPMVVISGQVPSGFIGTDMFQEVDMVGISRPIVKHSFLVKKAEDIPEVIRKAFHIAQTGRPGPVVVDIPKDITDLSRKYPYKYPEKVKIRSYNPPAKGHNGQIRKAVDLLMKARRPVIYAGGGVVLGKASQRLTDVARKLNAPVTNTLNGLGCFPGSDRQFVGMLGMHGSYCANKTMHHSDLILAVGVRFDDRVTNNTEKFCPDAKIIHIDIDPASISKNVAADIPIVGPVDTVLESLLCQLNEYQGSQDDMAMAEWWASIDSWRDGGLFSYEKGNGILKPQQVIESLYQVTKGDAFVTTDVGQHQMFAAQHYRFNKPNRWISSGGLGTMGYGLPAAMGIKLSFPEEQVACVTGEGSIQMNIQELSTCLQYDLHLKVININNQALGMVRQWQDMQYDSRYSHSYMESLPDFVKLAESYGHVGMRVNRPEELLPAMEEAFSLKDRLVFMDIQVDPNEHVYPMQIKDGSMCDLWLSKTERT
- the ilvN gene encoding acetolactate synthase small subunit; the encoded protein is MRRIISVLVENEPGALSRIVGLFSQRNYNIETLTVAPTEDTTLSRLTVTTFGNPQVIEQITKQLHKLIDVVKLVDLTEGHHVERELMLIKVRASGPLRAEVKRTADIFRGQIVDVTSSVYTIQLTGTHDKLDGFIAAIGQAQVLEVARSGVTGIARGEKVLGL